A genomic segment from Janibacter sp. DB-40 encodes:
- a CDS encoding DUF4081 domain-containing GNAT family N-acetyltransferase, giving the protein MLRTRQPIRLLGVDDVDDALDLCARDPAANVFVASRILDGGLGPGSTAAHGYFADGRLEAFVWSYANVVPVNTGPDSWGPLAGQVKRMRRRSASFLGPREEVLGLWNETRSAFPRPRAMRSEQPLMATRTKPSQLGFPVDARVRPAQLEEVDLVLPAAEHMFTHEIGYRPYSGSPAFYRDSIWRLIRQGRTYVVIEDGRVIFKADIGSVALDACQIQGVWLSPELRGQGLAAGFMASVVEQTMADHAPFVTLYVNDYNVAALATYDRIGMQRVGTFATILF; this is encoded by the coding sequence GTGCTGCGCACCCGCCAACCGATCCGGCTCCTCGGCGTCGACGACGTCGATGACGCCCTGGACCTGTGTGCGCGCGATCCCGCGGCGAACGTCTTCGTCGCCAGCCGGATCCTCGACGGGGGGCTCGGCCCCGGATCCACCGCAGCGCACGGCTACTTCGCCGACGGGCGGCTCGAGGCCTTCGTCTGGTCCTACGCCAACGTCGTCCCCGTCAACACCGGACCGGACAGCTGGGGCCCCCTGGCGGGCCAGGTCAAGCGCATGCGGCGACGCAGCGCCTCCTTCCTCGGGCCCCGCGAGGAGGTCCTCGGCCTGTGGAACGAGACGCGGTCGGCCTTCCCCCGGCCGCGGGCCATGCGCTCGGAGCAGCCGCTCATGGCCACCCGCACCAAGCCGTCACAGCTGGGCTTCCCGGTCGACGCACGAGTGCGGCCGGCGCAGCTCGAGGAGGTCGACCTCGTCCTGCCGGCCGCCGAGCACATGTTCACCCACGAGATCGGCTACCGCCCCTACAGCGGCAGCCCGGCCTTCTACCGTGACTCGATCTGGCGCCTGATCCGCCAGGGACGCACCTACGTCGTCATCGAGGACGGACGGGTGATCTTCAAGGCCGACATCGGCTCGGTCGCCCTCGACGCGTGCCAGATCCAGGGCGTCTGGCTCTCCCCGGAGCTGCGCGGGCAGGGCCTGGCAGCCGGCTTCATGGCCTCGGTGGTGGAGCAGACCATGGCCGACCACGCCCCCTTCGTCACGCTGTACGTCAACGACTACAACGTGGCCGCCCTGGCGACCTACGACCGCATCGGCATGCAGCGGGTGGGCACCTTCGCGACGATCCTCTTCTGA
- a CDS encoding zinc-binding dehydrogenase — translation MRAVYAESINPDDPLSGLVVGERPEPEVPDGWVRVTVQAAALNHHDLWSLKGVGLGEDKLPMILGCDAAGLDEDGREVVVHSVISSPGFTGDETNDPRRSLLSEKHQGTFADTVVVPARNVLAKPAGLSMAEAACLPTAWLTAYRMLFVRGGVRPGETVLVQGVGGGVATALITLARAAGVRVLATSRSEDKKARALELGAHAVFDSNERLPEKVDAVMETVGRATWDHSIRSLRPGGRIVICGHTSGARPDDAHLTRIFFLQLSVIGSTMGSRDELGDLMRLLDSSGARPLIDRTLPLEQARDGFAAMESGDLVGKVVFTL, via the coding sequence ATGCGTGCCGTGTACGCCGAGAGCATCAACCCCGACGACCCGCTGTCCGGACTGGTGGTGGGTGAGCGTCCCGAGCCGGAGGTCCCGGACGGCTGGGTGCGCGTCACGGTGCAGGCAGCCGCGCTCAACCACCACGACCTGTGGTCGCTCAAGGGCGTCGGGCTCGGCGAGGACAAGCTGCCGATGATCCTCGGGTGCGACGCCGCCGGACTGGACGAGGACGGCCGCGAGGTCGTCGTCCACTCGGTGATCTCCTCACCCGGGTTCACCGGCGACGAGACGAACGACCCGCGCCGCTCGCTGCTGTCCGAGAAGCACCAGGGCACCTTCGCCGACACCGTGGTCGTCCCGGCCCGCAACGTCCTCGCCAAGCCCGCCGGCCTGTCGATGGCCGAGGCCGCGTGCCTGCCGACGGCGTGGCTGACCGCCTACCGGATGCTCTTCGTCCGTGGCGGCGTGCGCCCCGGTGAGACCGTGCTGGTCCAGGGCGTCGGCGGTGGGGTGGCCACCGCGCTGATCACCCTGGCCCGCGCCGCCGGCGTGCGGGTGCTGGCCACCTCGCGCAGCGAGGACAAGAAGGCCCGGGCGCTCGAGCTGGGCGCCCACGCGGTCTTCGACTCGAACGAGCGGCTGCCGGAGAAGGTCGACGCCGTCATGGAGACCGTCGGCCGCGCCACGTGGGACCACTCGATCCGCTCCCTCCGCCCCGGCGGCCGCATCGTCATCTGCGGGCACACCTCCGGGGCCCGGCCCGACGACGCGCACCTGACCCGGATCTTCTTCCTCCAGCTGAGCGTCATCGGCTCGACGATGGGGTCCCGGGACGAGCTGGGTGACCTCATGCGGCTGCTCGACTCCTCGGGCGCGCGGCCGCTCATCGACCGCACGCTGCCGCTGGAGCAGGCCCGCGACGGTTTTGCGGCGATGGAGTCGGGCGACCTCGTGGGCAAGGTCGTCTTCACCCTCTGA
- the poxB gene encoding ubiquinone-dependent pyruvate dehydrogenase: MPTIADNAVAALRANGVTRAYGIPGDSLNGFTEAMRRDGSIEWTLVRHEEAAAFAAAADAELTGELAVVLGSCGPGNLHLINGLFDAHRNRVPVLAIAAQIPSSEIGSGYFQETHPQNLFQECSLYCEMVSDPQQMPRMLETAMRAAIQQRGVAVLVVPGDVAQAEAVDERVTIIERAHARVVPQADQLERAAQLLNSSRRTTMLVGVGAQDAKEEVLELADTLAAPIVHTLRSKQHIEGDNPFDVGLTGLLGFASGYRAMEEADTILMLGTDFPYRQFYPEGTRLIQVDLRGEQLGKRAPLDLGLVGDVGETVRELLPLLRRNTRRAHLDDAVTHYGRTREKLDDLAVPTKKGLLRRNEAIHPQYLARVVNEVADDDAIIVPDVGSPVVYAARYVQCHGDRRVIGSFIHGSMANAVPHAIGAQTAFPERQVITLSGDGGLTMLMGELLTVRQLDLPIKIVVLNNSSLNFVELEMKAAGLPDFGTGLDNPDFAKVAEAMGIRGWRVEESGELEPAVREAFAHDGPALVDVVTDRQELTIPPAISAEQVKGFTLYALRTVMSGRGDELIDLSRSNLRQIF, encoded by the coding sequence ATGCCGACCATCGCGGACAACGCCGTCGCCGCACTGCGGGCCAACGGGGTGACCCGGGCCTACGGGATCCCCGGCGACTCCCTCAACGGCTTCACCGAGGCCATGCGCCGGGACGGGTCGATCGAGTGGACCCTGGTGCGCCACGAGGAGGCCGCGGCCTTCGCCGCCGCGGCGGACGCCGAGCTGACGGGTGAGCTGGCGGTCGTGCTCGGCAGCTGCGGCCCGGGCAACCTGCACCTGATCAACGGGCTCTTCGACGCCCACCGCAACCGGGTCCCGGTGCTGGCCATCGCCGCGCAGATCCCCAGTTCGGAGATCGGCAGCGGGTACTTCCAGGAGACCCACCCGCAGAACCTCTTCCAGGAATGCAGCCTGTACTGCGAGATGGTCTCCGACCCCCAGCAGATGCCGCGGATGCTGGAGACGGCGATGCGGGCGGCGATACAGCAGCGTGGTGTGGCGGTGCTCGTCGTGCCCGGCGACGTCGCCCAGGCGGAGGCGGTCGACGAGCGGGTCACCATCATCGAGCGGGCGCACGCCAGGGTCGTCCCGCAGGCGGACCAGCTGGAGCGGGCGGCGCAGCTGCTCAACTCATCCCGCCGCACGACGATGCTCGTCGGTGTGGGCGCCCAGGACGCGAAGGAGGAGGTCCTCGAGCTCGCCGACACCCTCGCCGCACCGATCGTGCACACCCTGCGCAGCAAGCAGCACATCGAGGGGGACAACCCCTTCGACGTCGGGCTGACCGGCCTGCTGGGCTTCGCCTCGGGCTACCGGGCCATGGAGGAGGCCGACACCATCCTCATGCTGGGCACGGACTTCCCGTACCGGCAGTTCTACCCGGAGGGCACGAGGCTCATCCAGGTCGACCTGCGCGGGGAACAGCTCGGGAAGCGGGCGCCCCTCGACCTCGGCCTCGTGGGCGACGTCGGTGAGACGGTCCGAGAGCTGCTCCCGCTGCTGCGCCGCAACACCCGCCGTGCGCACCTCGACGACGCGGTCACGCACTACGGCCGCACCCGCGAGAAGCTCGACGACCTCGCCGTGCCGACGAAGAAGGGCCTGCTGCGCAGGAACGAGGCCATCCATCCGCAGTACCTCGCGCGGGTGGTCAACGAGGTCGCCGACGACGACGCCATCATCGTCCCCGACGTCGGCTCGCCCGTCGTCTACGCCGCCCGGTACGTGCAGTGCCACGGGGACCGCCGCGTCATCGGCTCCTTCATCCACGGCTCGATGGCCAACGCCGTGCCGCACGCGATCGGCGCCCAGACCGCCTTCCCGGAGCGCCAGGTCATCACGCTCAGCGGCGACGGGGGCCTGACGATGCTCATGGGCGAGCTGCTCACCGTGCGCCAGCTGGACCTGCCGATCAAGATCGTCGTCCTGAACAACTCGTCGCTGAACTTCGTCGAGCTGGAGATGAAGGCCGCCGGCCTGCCGGACTTCGGCACCGGGCTGGACAACCCGGACTTCGCGAAGGTGGCCGAGGCCATGGGCATCCGTGGCTGGCGGGTGGAGGAGTCGGGGGAGCTCGAGCCCGCGGTGCGCGAGGCCTTCGCCCACGACGGGCCGGCCCTCGTCGACGTCGTCACCGACCGCCAGGAGCTGACGATCCCGCCGGCGATCTCCGCGGAGCAGGTCAAGGGCTTCACGCTCTACGCCCTGCGGACGGTGATGTCCGGTCGCGGTGACGAGCTGATCGACCTGTCCCGGTCCAACCTGCGACAGATCTTCTAG
- a CDS encoding GNAT family N-acetyltransferase, translated as MLEWSATTDADVGALVRLGRACLERDGGLPDLADPEHMRTSFVTGQAICGRDELGDVLAAAAIGRDSAGGRTATGLVDPAVMGQGVGHELAEWVARHAGGPVRFVMDSVSPESESLLVDIGLHRVFAETIMRHSLRHVPVVKVPDDIVTLPFTDDTSEAFRRAYQEAFGDQPGYDEGSARAWGRWLREQRGFVPEDSRVAMDRSGHVAGFVTVSEGWIEEVGVVPAWRGRRLGAHLVARTLTAIEKQGHTEAWLAVDCRNPARSLYERLGFRSHGTRALYDQR; from the coding sequence ATGCTGGAGTGGTCGGCGACGACCGACGCGGACGTCGGGGCACTGGTGCGTCTCGGGCGGGCCTGCCTGGAGCGGGACGGCGGTCTGCCCGACCTGGCCGACCCGGAGCACATGCGCACCTCCTTCGTCACCGGTCAGGCGATCTGCGGGCGCGACGAGCTCGGCGACGTCTTGGCCGCCGCCGCGATCGGCCGCGACTCCGCCGGCGGGCGCACCGCGACGGGGCTCGTCGACCCCGCGGTGATGGGGCAGGGCGTGGGCCACGAGCTCGCCGAATGGGTCGCCCGCCACGCCGGTGGGCCGGTGCGCTTCGTCATGGACTCGGTCAGCCCCGAGTCCGAGAGCCTGCTCGTCGACATCGGGCTGCACCGCGTCTTCGCGGAGACGATCATGCGCCACTCGCTGCGGCACGTCCCCGTGGTCAAGGTGCCCGACGACATCGTCACGCTGCCCTTCACCGACGACACGTCCGAGGCCTTCCGCCGCGCCTACCAGGAGGCCTTCGGCGATCAACCGGGTTACGACGAAGGGAGTGCCCGGGCCTGGGGCCGGTGGTTGCGTGAGCAACGCGGCTTCGTGCCCGAGGACTCACGCGTGGCGATGGACCGCTCGGGCCACGTGGCCGGCTTCGTCACCGTCAGCGAGGGTTGGATCGAGGAGGTCGGTGTGGTGCCGGCCTGGCGCGGTCGGCGGCTGGGTGCCCATCTCGTGGCCCGTACCCTGACGGCGATCGAGAAGCAGGGCCATACCGAGGCCTGGCTGGCCGTCGACTGCCGGAACCCGGCACGCTCGCTCTACGAGCGCCTCGGGTTCCGCAGTCACGGCACCCGGGCCCTGTACGACCAGCGATGA
- a CDS encoding NAD-dependent deacylase: MTTPETTADALPEEVVAAVRGARRVLVLSGAGMSAESGVPTFRDAQTGLWEEFDPAQLATAEAWQEDPPFVWGWYAWRMHLVRGVDPNAGHRALAELGRLREVAISTQNVDDLHERAGSDVAAHVHGSLFALRCADCGVPYAQEVDLPSEPQERLTPPECPACGGHVRPGVVWFGEMLPEADVAATESAIDALEPGDVALVVGTSGIVFPAAGYPAMARAEGATVIEINPLETDISDMCHHVVRGTAAEVLPALVAAVRDADR, from the coding sequence ATGACGACGCCGGAGACGACCGCAGACGCCCTGCCCGAGGAGGTGGTCGCCGCCGTGCGCGGCGCCCGCCGCGTGCTCGTCCTCTCGGGCGCCGGGATGAGCGCCGAGTCGGGGGTGCCGACCTTCCGCGACGCCCAGACCGGGCTGTGGGAGGAGTTCGACCCCGCGCAGCTGGCGACCGCCGAGGCGTGGCAGGAGGATCCCCCCTTCGTCTGGGGTTGGTACGCGTGGCGGATGCACCTGGTGCGGGGGGTCGACCCCAATGCCGGCCACCGGGCCCTCGCCGAGCTCGGGCGGCTGCGGGAGGTGGCGATCTCGACGCAGAACGTCGACGACCTGCACGAGCGGGCCGGCTCGGACGTCGCCGCGCACGTCCACGGGTCCCTCTTCGCGCTGCGGTGCGCGGACTGCGGCGTCCCGTACGCGCAGGAGGTCGACCTCCCGAGCGAGCCGCAGGAGCGCCTCACCCCGCCGGAGTGTCCCGCGTGCGGGGGACACGTGCGCCCCGGCGTCGTGTGGTTCGGCGAGATGCTCCCCGAGGCGGACGTCGCGGCGACCGAGTCCGCGATCGACGCGCTGGAGCCCGGTGACGTCGCCCTCGTCGTCGGCACGTCCGGGATCGTCTTCCCGGCGGCCGGCTACCCGGCGATGGCCCGCGCCGAGGGGGCCACGGTCATCGAGATCAACCCGCTCGAGACCGACATCTCCGACATGTGCCACCACGTCGTGCGCGGGACCGCGGCCGAGGTGCTGCCCGCACTCGTCGCCGCCGTCCGCGACGCGGACCGGTGA
- a CDS encoding M23 family metallopeptidase: protein MNPVVLDLPFRGRWRAEMSPARRVPSHGTEAYGSSHAIDFVAVDERGRSAPSSWRSVLATEPPEGFLGFGAEVLAPVAGTVVATHDGEPDHEGRRSPFALVPYALTQASRARSGHHALAGNHVVIEITGGRVVLLAHLRCGSLRVEPGRQVATGDVVGECGNSGNSTEPHVHLQVSDRSDWDRAKGVPLAFRLADGVRVPREREVVRGD, encoded by the coding sequence GTGAATCCCGTCGTCCTCGATCTGCCCTTCCGTGGGCGCTGGCGCGCGGAGATGAGCCCCGCGCGGCGGGTACCCAGCCACGGCACCGAGGCCTACGGGTCGAGTCACGCGATCGACTTCGTCGCGGTCGACGAGCGCGGCCGCAGCGCCCCGTCGTCGTGGCGCAGCGTGCTGGCCACCGAGCCGCCCGAGGGCTTCCTCGGTTTCGGCGCCGAGGTCCTCGCACCCGTGGCCGGCACCGTGGTCGCCACCCACGACGGCGAGCCGGACCACGAGGGGCGACGCTCGCCCTTCGCCCTCGTGCCGTACGCGCTCACCCAGGCCTCCCGGGCGCGGTCCGGCCACCACGCCCTCGCCGGGAACCACGTCGTCATCGAGATCACCGGCGGCCGGGTCGTCCTCCTGGCCCACCTGCGATGCGGCTCCCTGCGGGTGGAGCCGGGCCGGCAGGTGGCCACCGGCGACGTCGTGGGGGAGTGCGGCAACTCCGGCAACTCCACCGAGCCGCACGTGCACCTCCAGGTCAGCGACCGCAGCGACTGGGACCGCGCGAAGGGGGTGCCGCTCGCCTTCCGCCTGGCCGACGGCGTGCGGGTACCGCGGGAGCGCGAGGTCGTGCGGGGTGACTAG